The region TGGGAAAGCAAACCAGATAAGCATCCACACAGAATGGCCCACTATGGCTATCTAATCTTCCGCCCAAGATATCCGTTAAGCTTTTTTGATTCAGGCCTGGAACGTTATACCGGAAACTCTGTATTTCTGGAAGCGCATAAACAAAATACAGCAAATTTTTCGGAAGCCGGTTTTTCATCAGGAATGTTACGATTTGGAGAAATTAGTATTGCAATGGTTCTTCAGATCCTTGTTCCTTTATTTATCTTTTTCCTTGGTTTCAGCTGTATCTCTGCTGAAAGGGAAAACAACACCCTGAAGATACTTCTGAGTCAGGGGGTAAAATGGAAAGAGCTTTTAACTGGCAAAATGCTGGGTTTATTATCTTTAGTCAGTCTGTTGTATTTTCCTGTAATTATAGTCTCTGTAATGCTCTGGTTATCTCTTGCCGGTTTCAAAGTTAGTATTGATGAGGTAACGCGGCTATTATGGATTATCCTTAGTTATTTTGGTTATTTCTTTATTATAAGTCTGGTTTGTGTATTGGTTTCGGCTACAAGTAAAACATCAAAATCATCTTTAATAAAGTTAATTAGTATCTGGCTTTTATTTATTGTGATTATGCCAAGAGCAGCACAGGCATTTGGAAGCTACACACATCCGGCACCTTCCAAAATAGACTTTGATACACGGGTAGAAAGCGAACTGATAAAAGCAGGAGACAGCCATAATCCAGATGATATACACTATAAAGGAATAAAAGATTCTTTGTTAAAAACATATAAAGTAGCAACAGTAGAAGAATTACCTTTTAATTACAGTGGCTATATTATGGCGGAGGGAGAAAAACTAAGTGCCGGAATTTATAATAAATACTGGAACGAGCAGCTAAATATTTACGAAAAGCAAAATAACATTAGCACATATCTCTCATTTATCAACCCGTTTCTGGCTATTCGAAACCTCTCGATGGCACTTACCGGTTCAGATTTCAACTCCTATGTCAGCTATCAGAAACAGGTAGAGGAATACCGCTATAAGCTGGCCCAACTGATGAATAAACTGCAAATGGAAAACATCAGTAACAAAAAGCAAGGAGCAACAGATAAGCCTTACACCATAAGTAAGGACCATTGGAAAGAAATGCCTGATTTCAGTTACCGGTTTATCGGACAAAAAGATCTGTTCAGAAATGAAATAAGTGCCATATTATCTCTTATTATCTGGGGAGCAGGCCTCTTATTTTTAATTCATTTTATGTCAAAAAAAATAAAAATATACTAAGCAATGTAC is a window of Elizabethkingia anophelis R26 DNA encoding:
- a CDS encoding ABC transporter permease; this encodes MRKNIIRLISRQVWKQSLQNKGILFLLVLLSCLFVFAAYTGWKNYSVQEEIRTEHQQEVRQQWESKPDKHPHRMAHYGYLIFRPRYPLSFFDSGLERYTGNSVFLEAHKQNTANFSEAGFSSGMLRFGEISIAMVLQILVPLFIFFLGFSCISAERENNTLKILLSQGVKWKELLTGKMLGLLSLVSLLYFPVIIVSVMLWLSLAGFKVSIDEVTRLLWIILSYFGYFFIISLVCVLVSATSKTSKSSLIKLISIWLLFIVIMPRAAQAFGSYTHPAPSKIDFDTRVESELIKAGDSHNPDDIHYKGIKDSLLKTYKVATVEELPFNYSGYIMAEGEKLSAGIYNKYWNEQLNIYEKQNNISTYLSFINPFLAIRNLSMALTGSDFNSYVSYQKQVEEYRYKLAQLMNKLQMENISNKKQGATDKPYTISKDHWKEMPDFSYRFIGQKDLFRNEISAILSLIIWGAGLLFLIHFMSKKIKIY